The DNA sequence ATTACATTAAAAAATGATAAATTGGCAGTTCAATTATCAGAATTTGGTGCTGCTCTGACATCGATCAAGGATAAAGATGGGATTGAGTATTTATGGCAGGGGAATCCTGAGTATTGGAGTTCCCAAGCTCCGGTACTCTTCCCTATCTGTGGCAGTTTGCGAATGAATTGGACTGTGTATAGACCAGCGGATCGTCCGCATTTTACAGGTAGTATTCCTAGGCACGGATTAGTACGTAAGGAATATTTTACGGTGGATAATATCTCTGAGGATTCTGTTACCTTTTCGATAAGGCCAACAGAAAAAATACTGAGAGCTTATCCTTATCATTTTCATTTGAGCATTACGTACCGTTTATCAGGTAAAAGAATTCAGACGACCTATCAGGTAACTAATGAAGAGACAGACAAAACTTTACCCTACTTTATTGGCGGTCACCCAGGGTTTAATTGCCCCTTGCTGGAAACGGATAAGTATGAAGATTACTATCTTGAATTCGAACAAGAAGAAACATGCTCAATTCCGCGGTCATTCCCGAATACAGGACTGTTAGATCTTAATGATCGGCTCCCGTTTTTGGAGCAGCAGAAGAGGCTTAATTTGGATTATCGTCTATTCTCCCGTGATGCACTGACGCTGGATCGACTTCAGTCTCGCAGTGTCACTTTATGTTCTCGTAAACATCACAAAGGCGTTCGATTAGATTTTCCGGATTTTCCTTATCTGGTGCTCTGGTCTACTGTCAACCAAAGTCCTTTCATCGCTCTTGAACCGTGG is a window from the Streptococcus criceti HS-6 genome containing:
- a CDS encoding aldose 1-epimerase family protein, which produces MTITLKNDKLAVQLSEFGAALTSIKDKDGIEYLWQGNPEYWSSQAPVLFPICGSLRMNWTVYRPADRPHFTGSIPRHGLVRKEYFTVDNISEDSVTFSIRPTEKILRAYPYHFHLSITYRLSGKRIQTTYQVTNEETDKTLPYFIGGHPGFNCPLLETDKYEDYYLEFEQEETCSIPRSFPNTGLLDLNDRLPFLEQQKRLNLDYRLFSRDALTLDRLQSRSVTLCSRKHHKGVRLDFPDFPYLVLWSTVNQSPFIALEPWSGLSTSLDESDYFEDKRNVSLVEPKQTDCKSFSISIL